The sequence below is a genomic window from Polaribacter vadi.
AAACAAATGCAATTCAATGGATAATGATGGTTCTTAAAGAGATGGATAAAAATGTTTACAACCATTTAAAAACAGCTCAAAAAACTTATTAATATCAATGAATTTTTTAAATTGGAGTAATCAGCATCAAAAAAAATCTATTTTAGGGCAACAAATTTCATATATAGATACAGGTGAATCTGATAAAGACACCCTATTAATAATCCATGGTTATGGTTCTAGTTCTTATGATTATCACAAAATAATTAATGATTTAAAAGAAAACTATAGAGTAATTATTCCAGATTTAGTGGGTTTTGGCTTATCATCAAAACCAACTAATTTTTATTTTTCTATGGTAAATCAAGCAGAAATTTTAATAAATCTGTTAGTCGATTTAAAAATTGATAATTTATCCATAATTACGCAAGGTTTTGGTTCTAGTGTAATGTGTGAATTTTTAAACGTCATAGAAACAAACTCGCTTACTATTGATATTAAAAATATTTTTCTTCTAAATGTAAGCCTTTATTTAGAAGTTAACCTTAATCCTGAAAAGCAAGAAGAATTTTCAAAATTAGCTTCATCAATTTTTCTAAAAATGTCTAGTTCTTATGGGTTATTTAAAAAATATCTTTTACAGCATTTTTTCGATCCAACTTTAATTAGTGAATCTGAATTAAAAGCATCTTGGGAGTTACTAAAAAATAATGATGGTTTAAAAACTTTTAATTTTGCAAGTTACTGGTCTTTAGAAATACAAAACTCAACTTTAAGATGGTTAAAGGTGTTAAAAAATTTAAAAACTAGTACGTATTTTATATTAGGAGACACGAACGAATACAGCGAATATTCTAACATAGAAGACACAAAAAAACTACTTCAAATTAAGGAAACACATATAATTCGTGATTGTGGTTATTTTGTTAGCCTAGAAAAACCTAAGGAATTTGTAGAGATTATAAAAAAAATTATCGTGTAAATAGAGATCCTTAAGCTATAAAAAATAGCTATTTTTTTACAAATATAATTCCCATAATTTTTCATTTAAAAATTATGGGAATTTTTGTTTATATAAAATCTAAAACAATATTTCAATAAGTAATTCATCTTTTAATTTCTATTTATAAACTTTTTAAATGATATGAGACTATTTTTATGTAAAAAAAGGTAAATTAACCTGTTTTATTTCGAGTGATTTTTGAAAATGAAAAAAATCGATACTTAGAAAGAAAAGTTTATTACAAATGTTGATATTAAAGGACTAAAAAAATAAAATTTTGATACGCTACAAAAAAATTAGAGGTCATAAAAGAATTTGGAAATATATAGATAATTGGGTTGCTCAAAATAAATTACTAGATATTGATTCTCTGAAAAGTAGACAGAGAGATTATGTAAAAGTTTGGATTGCACCTTTTGGTAACATTAGTGTTTTAAATAGTGAATTTTCGCCACCAAAAGGGAAAACTAGAAAAAAAATTGTAGATGGAATCTTTGAAATCTATCATCATTGGAAAACTCAACTAGAGGAATTAGGAGAACCTTACTATCTAAAAGTTTGGTACTTCCCAAAAGATGTTTCCAAATGTCAAGTAGTTTGTGCCATTGGCGATTTTACCACATTTTATGATATTACCTTTTTTAAACCAGAAAGTGAGAAACCTTTTCCTGAAAATAAGCGCAATTTAAATTGGGATTATCGAATTCAAGAACATCACATTACTAAAGACGACATTCAAGAACCTGACGATTTTTATTCTGAAAAAGATTATGCAGACAATAAAAAATGGATTGAAAAAAAGATGAAACATCCAAAAACCAGAATTTCAAATCATTCTGATTCCTCAGGAAAAATCACAACCTACTACTCTATCAAAGAATATGATGTTTGGTTAGGAGGAAATTAATTTGAAAAAACACTTTATTTTAGAAAAGTAAATTTTTTCATAACACAACCCATAGAAAATTAAAGTTTAGAGATTTAATTTATAAGATTGAGAAATTGCAGTAAAATAATTTATTATTATTATTTTGTAAATTTAGCTTTTAATATATCCAATTAAAATCAGAGAAACAGTAATTAAAAATTTAGTTATCCTCTTTTATTTACGAGATATGCTTAATAAATGTTATTAAATAGGGATTTGGCAAACATTTAAAAAGAATGAGAATACAATACAAAAAGAAACAACTAAATCTGAATTTATATATGGGTTTAATATGGTTTGCTAATGGAATTGTGCAAACTGTATTTCATGAAAACTCAAGTTGGTTTGACTATTTCTGGTTTTTAATTTCAGGAACTTATTTGATAATATACTTTTATCAGAAAAAGGAAAAATATCTCACTATTGAAAACGGAATTATAAAGCAAAATTGGCCTTTTGGAAAGAAAATGAAACTCAATGAAATAAAAAGAATCAAGCATTTTGTTGGAGAGTATATTCTTAAATCAGAATTAAAGAATATGAAAATCAATATTGGTTTAATAGAAGACGAATCTTCATCTGAATTAAAATTGGAATTGAAAAAACTAAATGTTGAGTGGTATTAAAAAACGATTTACTAACAACATAAATAATATTACAATAACGAGAGAATTAAAGGAAATTTAAATGGGATGAGTCCGACTGAATATCGAAATCATTATTATCAAAATTAATTATAAATTTGTCTAAACTTTTGGGTGCATTTCATTTTCTATTCAGGTTTTATTTGCTAAAAACGTATTGACTAATCTAGTATGATTATTTATGAATAAGCATAAAA
It includes:
- a CDS encoding alpha/beta fold hydrolase, producing the protein MNFLNWSNQHQKKSILGQQISYIDTGESDKDTLLIIHGYGSSSYDYHKIINDLKENYRVIIPDLVGFGLSSKPTNFYFSMVNQAEILINLLVDLKIDNLSIITQGFGSSVMCEFLNVIETNSLTIDIKNIFLLNVSLYLEVNLNPEKQEEFSKLASSIFLKMSSSYGLFKKYLLQHFFDPTLISESELKASWELLKNNDGLKTFNFASYWSLEIQNSTLRWLKVLKNLKTSTYFILGDTNEYSEYSNIEDTKKLLQIKETHIIRDCGYFVSLEKPKEFVEIIKKIIV